A genome region from Triticum aestivum cultivar Chinese Spring chromosome 2B, IWGSC CS RefSeq v2.1, whole genome shotgun sequence includes the following:
- the LOC123039484 gene encoding putative F-box protein At3g58860, whose product MHVHLHSSTEMKRWRRQADRLSALPDEMLEHILSNLPSDEAARTSALSRRWRDVPAGVTVVDLVDHKKRNQHRRSAAAKDLPICFSHKVTGAILCKAPATPIHTFRLDTRHLPADLLDQWIGSALSSGAEEIDVKLRYGHLSGRRLCPYGSTERASADFEIYERNSYTKTQNHLFRCRTLRRLHLTNWTLDLHGTVSMASLETLCLARIMDPKGQLQQLLSNCPCLADLTLQPAGVPGRQQDLREERLPAELRHDLLPPCHPR is encoded by the coding sequence ATGCATGTCCATCTACACTCCTCGACGGAGATGAAGAGGTGGCGCAGGCAGGCGGACCGGCTGAGCGCTCTCCCCGACGAGATGCTCGAGCACATCCTCTCCAACCTCCCGTCCGACGAGGCCGCGCGCACCAGCGCGCTCTCCCGCCGGTGGCGCGACGTCCCCGCAGGCGTCACCGTCGTCGACCTCGTGGACCACAAGAAACGCAATCAGCATAGAAGAAGTGCCGCCGCCAAGGACCTCCCGATCTGCTTCTCCCACAAGGTGACCGGTGCCATCCTCTGCAAGGCCCCCGCGACGCCCATCCACACCTTCCGCCTCGACACCCGCCACCTGCCGGCCGACCTGCTCGATCAATGGATCGGCTCCGCCCTCTCCTCGGGCGCCGAGGAGATCGACGTCAAGCTCAGGTACGGCCACTTGTCCGGGCGGAGGCTCTGCCCCTACGGCTCGACGGAGAGGGCCTCCGCGGACTTCGAAATCTACGAACGGAACAGCTATACCAAGACGCAGAACCATCTCTTCCGGTGCCGCACGCTTCGCCGCTTGCACCTAACCAACTGGACGCTCGACCTGCACGGAACCGTGTCCATGGCGTCGCTGGAGACGCTCTGCCTCGCCAGGATCATGGACCCCAAAGGACAGCTGCAGCAGCTGCTCTCCAACTGCCCGTGCCTCGCTGACCTGACGCTGCAGCCTGCAGGAGTGCCCGGGCGTCAGCAAGATCTCCGTGAAGAACGCCTTCCTGCGGAGCTTCGCCATGATCTGCTGCCACCATGCCACCCACGTTGA
- the LOC123039485 gene encoding F-box/LRR-repeat protein At1g06630-like yields the protein MAAPPSRKKSSSSSSGRRDRISGLPDDVLGHVLSYLPNKEAGRAAALGHRWRDIFCSVHTISFEEEEGEREEDWYTYFLEAEEQRSCSVQLIDTISAALLRRRRRYGSAATSLPVPLRSLRFAFDRYDNWDKAAVDQWLFDVLRHAEKELHLDLRFFIGPICPREDDDEKGSDNEDWGYVLPRRLYSCTVVRTLCIGHCKLNLPEAINLPFLETLRLTGILGDDSGETIQKFISGCPRIADLTLETNRSLKKVFVLDKCLRRFALRCCHDLMKVSIDASELRSMDYSGAVPEESLLSLHGSPAISSCTVKFCKVTPTKSEFTRFRRFLKKVSPSKHLPLHHRGLDTRFFAVFPSFPTLTRLELHGPIRNSDAVDAVRRILEQTPNLEVLSLDMDDRERREKEEEEEEEAMYPERFNRRGVDDDQEQYHKSSDDPVELKVPNRLSFSIRCLRRRVKDINMDSYRCDVQHRVLASLLFRNALVLERMCVGFVKKGSSKLQAELTKEIESWLVGKPEKSFK from the coding sequence ATGGCGGCCCCACCGTCACGCAAaaagtcgtcgtcgtcgtcgtcggggcGGCGAGATCGCATCAGCGGCCTCCCCGACGACGTGCTGGGCCACGTCCTCTCCTACCTCCCCAACAAGGAAGCCGGCCGCGCGGCCGCGCTTGGCCACCGGTGGCGCGACATCTTCTGCAGCGTGCACACCATCTCCTTCGAGGAGGAAGAGGGCGAACGGGAAGAGGACTGGTACACCTACTTCCTCGAGGCCGAGGAGCAGAGGAGCTGTAGCGTTCAGCTGATCGACACTATCAGCGCTGccctcctccgtcgccgccgccggtacGGCAGCGCGGCCACCAGCCTCCCCGTGCCGCTGCGTAGCCTCCGCTTCGCCTTCGACCGCTACGACAATTGGGACAAGGCCGCGGTCGACCAGTGGCTCTTCGACGTGCTGCGGCACGCCGAGAAGGAGCTCCACCTCGACCTGCGCTTCTTCATTGGCCCGATCTGCCCACGCGAGGACGACGATGAAAAGGGGAGCGATAATGAGGACTGGGGGTATGTCCTTCCGAGAAGGCTCTACTCCTGCACCGTCGTACGAACTCTATGCATTGGCCATTGCAAACTGAACCTACCGGAGGCCATCAACCTGCCGTTCCTCGAAACTCTGCGTCTGACAGGCATCCTCGGCGATGACTCCGGGGAAACCATCCAAAAATTCATCTCGGGCTGTCCCCGCATCGCCGACCTGACGCTGGAAACCAACAGAAGTCTCAAAAAGGTCTTTGTTCTCGACAAATGCCTCCGAAGGTTCGCTCTCCGCTGCTGCCACGACTTGATGAAAGTAAGCATCGACGCGTCGGAGCTGAGGTCCATGGACTATAGCGGCGCCGTGCCAGAGGAGTCCTTGCTATCTCTGCACGGCTCACCGGCAATATCCTCCTGCACCGTCAAATTTTGCAAGGTGACACCCACGAAGTCGGAGTTCACCCGGTTCAGAAGGTTCCTCAAAAAGGTGTCGCCCTCAAAGCATCTGCCTCTGCACCATAGAGGCTTGGACACTCGATTCTTCGCGGTGTTCCCCTCGTTTCCTACCCTGACGCGGCTCGAGCTACATGGCCCCATCCGGAACAGCGACGCGGTCGATGCGGTCCGGAGGATACTGGAGCAGACGCCCAACCTCGAGGTCCTGTCGCTCGACATGGATGACCGGGAGCGAAGAGaaaaggaggaagaggaggaggaggaggccatgtACCCGGAGCGGTTCAACAGAAGAGGCGTAGATGATGATCAGGAGCAGTACCATAAGTCCTCGGATGATCCTGTGGAGCTAAAAGTTCCCAACCGGTTGAGTTTTTCCATTCGGTGCTTGCGGCGTCGTGTGAAGGACATAAACATGGATAGCTACCGGTGTGACGTGCAGCATAGGGTGCTGGCCAGCCTGCTGTTCCGCAACGCGCTTGTGCTTGAAAGGATGTGTGTCGGGTTCGTGAAGAAGGGGTCGTCCAAGTTGCAGGCTGAGCTGACGAAGGAGATCGAGAGCTGGCTAGTGGGCAAACCAGAAAAGAGTTTCAAGTGA